Genomic window (Ardenticatena maritima):
AATCATGGCTGTGCGATGGCGTTGCTGCGCCGTGCGCCACATCTCGAACGCTTGCTCAGCATTCAGCGCCATCGGTTTTTCGCACAGAACATGCAAATCGGCTTCCAGCGCCGCCATCGTCATCTCGTGATGCAAGTAGGGCGGGGTCACAATCGCCACCGCATCCAAATCATCACGCGCCAGCAACGCTTGCCAATCAGTGTACCAATGCGGTATGCCGAACCGTTCTGCCACGGCGCGCGTCTTTTCAGGGTTGCGTGCCGCCAGCGCCACCACCTCAAAACGCGCATGGCGCTGCAACGCGGGAATGGTCACTTTTTCAGCAAACCCCGTCCCAATCACCCCAATGCGGTAAACTGTTGCCATACCTGCTCCTTTCCTTTTTGGTTGGCATCTCAACATACACCATGCATTCTAGCCGAGCCTCTATCAGCCCGGCAAACCTTTCAACAGGCTAAAGAAAAAGCGTTTGACAAATGTACGCGCCATCTCCTATACTGCTATGTACCGCGCACAGCACTGAGCCCGCCCCATTTTGCAGAACCCGTGCGCTGTTATCTTTCGGTCGTTTTCTGGGTGTTTGCCCAGTGGTGTCAATTGAATAGTAAGGAGGAGAAGTATGAACCGACGAGTGTTCCTGCTCATCACATTGCTCGCAGCATTGGCGCTTGCCTTGGCTGCCTGTGGTGGCGGTGGCGAAAGCAGCACGCCCACCGAAACAAGCGCCGAAACCGGCGGCGCGGCTGAAACAGCAGCCCCCACCCCCATCCCCGAAGAGAAAGAAGAAGCCCAGCAAACAGGTGGAAGCCTGCTCGACACGGTCAAAGCCCGCGGCAAACTCATCTGTGGCGTCAACCAGGCGTTGCCCGGCTTCGGCTATCTTGATCAAAGCGGTAACTTCGCCGGCTTTGACGTGGACTTCTGCAAGGCGGTTGCCGCCGCCATCTTCGATGACCCGAACGCGGTTGAATACCGCCCGCTGACGGCGCAAGAACGCTTCACGGCTCTGCAAACGGGTGAAGTGGACGTGCTCATTCGCAACACCACCTGGACGCTGAGCCGCGACACTAGCGTCGGGCTGGACTTCGGTGTGGTGACGTTCTACGACGGTCAGGGCATCATGGTCCGCAAGGCGGACAACATCACCAGCATGGAAGACCTCAACGGCGCGGCCATCTGTGTGCAGACGGGGACGACCACCGAGTTGAACCTCGCCGACCAAATGCGCGCCCGCGGTCTCGACTACGAGCCGGTGGTCTTTGAAGACGCCGACAGCACCTTCAACGCCTACGAAGAAGGGCGCTGCGACGCTGTGACGACCGACAAGTCGGGGCTGGTCTCGCGCCGCACGGTCTTGCAGAACCCGGATGATCACGTCATTCTGGACGTGACGCTCTCGAAAGAGCCTTTGGGTCCCGCCGTGTTGCAGGGCGACCCCATCTGGCACGACGTGATTATGTGGGTGGTCTTCGCCACCATTCAGGGCGAGGAATTTGGCATCACCTCGCAGAACATTGACGACTTCATGAACAGCGAAGACCCGAACGTGCGCCGCTTCCTTGGGCTGGAAGGCGACTTGGGTACGGGCTTGGGCTTGACCAATGACTTCGCCTATCGTGTGGTGAAGCACGTTGGCAACTACGCTGAAATCTACGACCGCAACCTTGGTCCCGATACACCGTTCAACCTGCCACGCGG
Coding sequences:
- a CDS encoding amino acid ABC transporter substrate-binding protein; protein product: MNRRVFLLITLLAALALALAACGGGGESSTPTETSAETGGAAETAAPTPIPEEKEEAQQTGGSLLDTVKARGKLICGVNQALPGFGYLDQSGNFAGFDVDFCKAVAAAIFDDPNAVEYRPLTAQERFTALQTGEVDVLIRNTTWTLSRDTSVGLDFGVVTFYDGQGIMVRKADNITSMEDLNGAAICVQTGTTTELNLADQMRARGLDYEPVVFEDADSTFNAYEEGRCDAVTTDKSGLVSRRTVLQNPDDHVILDVTLSKEPLGPAVLQGDPIWHDVIMWVVFATIQGEEFGITSQNIDDFMNSEDPNVRRFLGLEGDLGTGLGLTNDFAYRVVKHVGNYAEIYDRNLGPDTPFNLPRGLNALWTDGGLLYSPPFR